In Symphalangus syndactylus isolate Jambi chromosome 9, NHGRI_mSymSyn1-v2.1_pri, whole genome shotgun sequence, the genomic stretch AGAGAACACACCCATTTCACACAGCAGCACACTGAGGCACAGGGCTCAGTCCCTGGCCAAGGGCACGTGGTGGCAGGTGGTGGCACCTGGTCAAAGGCAagtctgggccgggtgtggtggctcacgcctgtaatcccagcactttgggaggccgaggaaggcggatcacgaggtcaggagttcgagaccagcctggccaatatggtgaaaccccgtctctactaaaaatacaaaaattagccagacgtagtggcgcatgcctgtagtcccagctacttgggaggctgaggcaaaagaatcacttgaacccaggaggtggaggttgcagtgagccaacatcgtgccactgcactccagcctgggcaacagagcgagactccatctctaaataaataaaataaataaatagcaagtcTGTGAGCCTCCGAAGATGGGTTTTCATTCTTGCTCCGTGGGGTTAGCACCCCTCTTGTGGCTCTATTTTCTTGTCCTTGGAGCCCAGTGCCCATCTGTCACTTTGGTTGTGGACCCGGGCTTCTGCCTGGGGTGGCACTGGGGCCGCAGACAAGCCTTCTCTCCTCCCGGCTGCCTCGCCCACACTGCTGAACCTACAGCAGGATAACAGTCTCCAGGTCTGTGGGGACCCTGGTCCCTGCTTCTCACTGCAGGGAAGTGGCTGGTGCTGTCACTGGGTCTCACTCCCTAAATGAGAGTGCAGGCACCTGCAGGTGGCTCAAGGGCAGACCGTCACCAAGTGATGGGAGGAGGGGCTGACaccagagtaagaccctgtggGGAGGGGGGCTTCCCTGTGTACAGCTCCTGTGGCGCAGCAGGCACGCACCAGCACAGCCTTTGTCATTGCCAAGAAGCACTGGCCATGAGTCTTCCAGCTCGGTGTAGGCAGGGTTGGGTCTGAGCCCATGCAAGTCAGTTCTGTTCTCCCCGCCACTCCTGTGGCCTCCCAGGAGCAGAGCTGAGTGCCAGCCACCACCCCATCCATGCAGCTTGTGTCAGTCACTTTGTGCTGGGGCAGCTGAGTGTGATTTTCCTAGGGCTGGAATTTAAGAGCATCGCCTGGCTTCTCTTCTCATCCCCTGTCCCCCACTCCTTCTCTTGTTCTCATCCCCTCTGGCTGCTGGTGACCAGCCCTCGATTTGAACTGCCCATGGGAACCACCGAGCAGCCCCCACTGCCGCAGCAGACACAGCCTCCAGCAAAGGTACGGTGCTTGCTTCCTTGGTAGGAAGGAAGTGCCTTTTCTACAGCGAGAACCTCAGCGTCCTCCAGGGGTGCAGTCTGCCTTAGACCCCGCTGGACAActtgggagagaaggggagtCTCCCAAGTTCCCGCAGAAAAGTCAGGAGCAAAGCCGTGTGTATCTCCCTCAAGAGACGGAGGGCCTCTCACCCTAGAACCTCAGCAAGGCCAAGGGCAGCAGCAGACACAGTCCAGGCACCATGCAACTGGCCACCCATTGTGAGATGGGGCTGCCTGGTTCAGCAGTGTCTGCCCCAGGGCTGGCATGGAGGGCGGCCTGGGCACCGTGTCTGCTGTTCTTGCTCCTGGGTCAGACCCTTTATTTTGCAAATAGGGAAACTGAGACTCCCAGAGAGAGGGACTTGCCTGAGGTGACACCACTGGGCAGGAGCAGGTGTGGCAGCAGAACTGACCACTCTGGCCAGCACTGCCCCTGCTCCTGTGgagtggaggttgggaggaggggcgAGAACAGGCCCGGCTGGCTCCAGTTTTCTAGATGAGGGGCCCCACAGCCAAGCAGCTGGTCCGTTCCCTCAAGCACAAGGAGAGGGGGAAATGCTATAGACACATGGGGATCTGCAGCAGCTTCTCAATGCCAAGGACACCCTGAGTTTGGTTATGGGAGTCGGGAGTTGAGCCAAGAGGAAGGGCTGGCATCAAGGCAGGGCGGGCATCAGGCAGGGTTCCCAACAGGCCCACCAAGCCCAACCACCTCCTGAGCCCAATGCCTCACCTTCTACCCTGCTGGGCTCTGGACTGGCTGCCAAATCCCCACCAGCCCCACTCAGTGCTAGAGGCTAAACAGCCAGGAGAGGATGCAGCTGCGTGGAGGCGCCAATCACACTGAACTCTTGATGGGGACAGCCAGGAATTCCAGGTGTAGGTGCAGCCGTGCCAACCTGGGGGTTTTCTAGCTCGGGTTCTGCACTTACGGGCCAGAGCCAGGAGCCCACCTGGTGGGGAGGAGGCCCTGTTGTGGAATCCCTACCCCAGGAGCCCCGGCCCTCCTCCTGGCGGGGCTCCCTAGAGGAGGGTCCTCCCAGCCCAAGAACGCAGCTCAGTGTGTCAGGCTCCAACTGTTTTTCTGTGACTTGCTCGCCGTGTAGGCTGCTAAACATCTGGCTGAACCAAGCGTTCATCCTGACCTGAAGCCAGAACCTCAGAAACCAAAGTAAGGCCTGATCATGCCCTCGCCCCACTGCCCCAGAGACCTCCTCTTGTCTctttgatgttttgttttctattttatttttcgttTTTGTGTGTCTGCATGGTGTTTTTCGGGCAGTGGCTTCTGCCATCATCACCAGATGTTTCTCACTGTCCTGAGCTGGGCCGTCATGGAAGCCCTTCTTCCTGCTGTTTGCGGGATGAGTCCCGCCCTCTTTTTCCTGTCCCCATCGGTAGTCTGCGTGCACGTGTTTTCCACAGTAAAACCGTGTTGTGTAACTCTTTCCAGCAAAGTAACAATCCGCCATTACAAAGGTCGTCCTCCTTGATCCAGTTAACGAGTCAGAACTCTTCTCCCAATCAGCAGAGAACCCCGCAGGTCATTGGGGTCATGCAGAGTCAAAACAGCAGCGCGGGCAACCGGGGACCCCGGCCACTGGAGCAGGTCACCTGTTACAAGGTGAGTCCCTGGGCTGGGGGACAGGGTGGGGTCTTCCCTTACTGTCAGTGGCCATTCCCTCATGCCCCATGTTTGGTGAAATGAGAATAATGAAAACATTCGTTTTTGCTGATTGTAAGCATAAAGTTACAGTCTAGTTACCATCCACTGTGGTGGGCTAGAGACTGTCCTATTTTCTGCCACATCGCATGGAGGCACGGTAAAGGATGGTGAGAACGCCTGCCGAGTGAATGGACGGGGCCTGCAGGCAGGTGAGGGAAGCCCCCAAGAGGCCGGGAACAAAATAGAAACACTGATCCAGGGAAGGGTGAGCCCTTGGAGCCACTGGCTGTCCTGGGGGCATCCTTGGATCCTGCAGGGCACACCCGATAAAACAGGACACTGGGTTACAGCACCCCTGTCCTCATCCCCTCCCTCAGTACATAAAATGGGACTCAGGAGGGGTGAGCTTCAAGAAACCTCCTCAAAAACTGTCCTGTTCACTCCTGGCTCCGTGGGAAgcggggaaaggggagggaaatcTCTTGATAGTTTGACGTTATTGATGGGCCCTTACGTGAGTCTGGGCCTGTATTCATGTCCTTGGTTAAGGCTGGAAAGTTACAGAGTTTTCTAATCTAAAATCGCCCCAGGATTGGTGTGTCCCTGGCACTTGGCAGGAGCAACCCCCAGTACTCTTTGAAGAGTATGTTCTCAACCCAAGGCACACACAATTCCTATGGCTGGAGTCCTGAAGAATGAGTCCAgattaaaaatcacaaaacaggctgggtgtggtggtgcacacctgtagtcccagctactggggaggctgagatgggaggattgcttgggcccaggaggtcaagcctgcagtgagctatgactgcaccactgcactccagcctgggcgacagactgagactctttgtctccaaaaaaataaaagagcatgGAAGTGGGGCGGTGTGTAGAGCACACTTAGCTGTTACCTTACCGCCCTCCAGGCCTGTTAAGCCGAACCACTTCTGTGCAGCAAGCGCCCTTAAGTCCTGGAGCCTTAGAAAGGTAGGGCTGACCGCCCCTGTCCACAGCCTGTCACCCCATTAATGTCAGAGACACTTCATGTGAGTCCTGGATTCCCCAGGGTCAGCTGTGGGGTCCGACAGACGTGCCAGATGCTGTGAGCAGGGTGTGTGGTCCCTCCCCGAGCCATCATGCTAGCCCTACAGCCCATCGGCAGCCTCTCCATACAGAGTCACACCTGCAGATCAGACAAAGTTGAAAACggacagctgggtgcggtggctcacgctgtaatcccagcactttgggaggccgaggggagcaggtcacaaggtcaggagttcctctGGCCAGTtcccctggccaacatggaagaaagaaaacagggacTGCAGAGCCAGGGAATAGAGCTGGCAAGAGTGCTGGGTGCCGACTGGACAGAGCCCCTCAGGGCAGCAGGGACTCGGGGGTGGGTGTCAGTACAGAGTCAGTGCCCCCAGCTGCCTCCTGACCCTTTTGTTCAGTGCTTGAGGCTGCCGTTTTAGGAGTCATAGAGTAAAGAGAAGCTACGGAAAGGCCTGGATAATCAGGACTGGGATGAGGCAGGGTCAGGGCTGGATTTGTCACTTGGCTCTGCAGGCTCCCCTTACCCAAGTCTAAGCATCGTCCCATCCCTCTGATCCTGTAATCAAAACCTGTCCCCAAGGTAGCTTAGGTGTGTCACAGCCACGAGGGAAAACGTTGGGTACAGCCCACCCTCTGTCCCCAGCACTGGCTCCCCAAGGGAGGGGAGGCTGGGACACTTCTCATGCTGTTCCCTCCCGTCTCCTGCCAGGGAACCCCAGACCTTGGCTCAGAGGTAAGTGACTGGCCTGTGGTGCAGAGGGGCTTGGtccccagacggggtggcggagCTCAGGTACCACGGGCCACGGGCTTCTCTTTGTCCTGCTACCCACTTGGGAGTCCTTCCCTAGGCAGGCCCTGTGTCCATGTGGGAGAGTTGTGGGCCTGAAAGAGCTCCCTGGAGGGTGCTAGCAGGTCGCCTTCTGGTGGCCTTGTTCTCCCTTGCATCTGCTGAGTTGCTGGCTAGTTTCTGCATCACTGCACTTTCCATCCTGAGCTCCCTCACCCTCCAATTTGAAAGAAACTCTGTACCACTGCGAATTTCAGAGTCGTGTCCCGACTGGGGACTTGGTGGATGATTCGGGATTTGGTGGGCACTACCTTAGTTGAAAACTGCATTTGAACAGTGTTACTGTCTGTCTCTCCTCTTCCCATTTCTTGCTGTTCCCAGTGTGGCGAGAAAGGACACTACGCCAACAGATGCACCAAAGGGCACTTGGCCTTTCTCAGTGGACAATGACAGCAGCTGGAGCCAGCTCCGAGCAGCCCGGGGGCCCCACTGTTGGGAGTGTGCATTTAACTGTTTCATGCGCTTGTTGGCGCGACTGTGGCTCAAGCTGGCTCACAGACACGTGGGTTTCATCACTCTGAGGGGCCACGTCTGTTAGTTTCCTATCATTTTGCCGTAGTAGTTTTTGAAAAAGGGACTTGTGTCCCACGGGTCCCTGCAGTCGACATCCTGTTTGGCTGGGCATTGATGTCTCCTTTCTGGGACTCCCGGCACAACTCCCCTCATCCAGGGAGGGAGGCAGCTGCTGGGGAGGGGCTTGGCTAGGTAGTTCTGTGTGGCGATGGTCATTCCCCTCATTAAACACCAGTTCTTGGTGACGCCAGGGGCTCGTAGGTCATTCAAAGCTGTGGCCGGCTCACgcctgcttcctccctccctgccctgctgAATCCTAAAGCTGTGCCTAAATCTGTGATTTGAATGAGGGAGCCCTTTGGGGCAAATTCAGGTGCCCCCATTGCCTCAGGCTGGCCCTGGTCCCAGGTGGCAGCGGTTGAGGAGGGGTACAGGGCTCTCAAGCCTGAGGTTCTCTTCTCTGGGCTTTTCTCTTGGGGTACATGCCTGACAGTGTTTAAGGTGTCCCTTGAGCTGGAGCTGCAGACTTTTAAATAGATGACCCCTTCAGATCATCTGTGCCTACCTCCTGCCCATCAGGCGTCTACACTGTCACTCAGACACCTGTGGCATGTGGAGGAGACTGCCATGTCCTGAGCCTGGAAAATGTGAAACTCTCCTACAACCTGCTGGGCATGTGGGCCTGGCCACGTTCAATTGCAAGAACAATTTTTATGAAATGGATTAAAGCTTGTTTTTTAAGCCATGTCTCATTACTTAAGGGTCTCATGCCAACCCTTTTACACTGGCTACAATCACAGCCTAGCTTTCTTGTCCCTTTCAACAAATGTCAGCCTCACAAAGGGAAGTGCAGCTGCCCAGAAGGCCTGCCAGCAGCTGGTCAAGTCTGGGAGTCTGACCTTTGGAGCCAGCAGGCAGGTCCTCCACCTCAGCTCAGATGTCTGGTGGCACCTATTTCTGGGGCACACTATCCCACCTCCAATGAGGCTCTGATGAAGAGGAAGCAGGGAGGCGCCGCCATAGCCCCTCACTTTTCCCCATCACCCCCATCCCACTAAGCCTCCTGCTAGAGAAGCCTCCTCAGCCAGAGGGCCATAATCCCTGCAGCCTGGGCATGCGTGCTGCCTGAGGTCTCTCCAGACAGTGCCGGGTCACCTCACCCTGTAGCCCTTGATGCCCCAGGGTGATGCAGAAACACGGGATGCGGGCCATCCAAAAATCCCCTGCCTGGAGCCACAGgacagctggggtggggtctggcACTCTCAGGTACACAAGCCTTTGTGTTACACCATAAAGGGCCAGCCAACTAAAGACCAGAGTGTCTGTGAATGCACCTGCCCACAGCACTCATGGCAAGGGACGGACTTCAGCACTGCTGCTACGGGAAGGTCTGGATGACACCCTGCCCCCCCAGGGAGCTGGGACACGACCAGAGTGGTGGTCTGGGAAGTCCACAAAGGCCTTCAAGGGTCAACAGCCTGGAAAGACAACCTCCCCCCACCTTGTGCCACAGGAGCCCCTGGAACATGGGATAATGGCTACGGCAGACAGGCAGGCAAGCAGCACACATACCAGTCATCTTTTATTTGGAGGTTAATTCCCATTAGGATATGAAAGGATTCAGCAACGATTGAGATTGTGTTCCTCATGGAGGGGCTCGGGCCATGGTCGTGGGGTGTGGGGGTGCAGAGCGTGTCCTCTTCAGTGGTATTTGCGGAGCCGCTCGTGCTCTGAAGTCAGGAAGGCAAAGATGGTAAGTATCTTAAAAGGTTACAATGAAGGCACAGCATGGCAGGAAGCAGGCTAAGATCACACAAAGCCTTCCTGAGAATTCCCTTCAGAGATGACCCACGACCCGCCTGCCAGTGTCTGCAGAATCAGCAGACCCGGGGAGCACAAAGACACCTCAGGAGCCAACCTGCCACCTGGCCAACCACTTTCCAGAAGGAACAGAGGGAACACCCGCTCAGAAAACAGCCCCAGGGAACCCGTCCTTCAGAGGCAGCACCGCCCTGGTGCCGCAGAATGGGAGTGAGGTAGGGGTGGGGGGTGTACACTACACTGTCAGAAACAGCCTAGTCAGAGGCCGCCACTGACACCTCCCACCAATCTCCCACCAGACAAGCTCCTCTCAAGCCTCAGAGCCGGAACAGCCATGCTTTTCTGGGGTACGAGATTATCCCACTCAACTCATTTCTCTTTCTGCATTGGCTACTAGGAAAATCAAGCCAAATTTTCACAGAGCGTGCtatattttaaagaatgcttCCAAGTACTCTCTTTACCCTGGCTTCATCTTGATTTTCCTGTGTTCTCTTTGTCacaattttctcatttcaaaCAATATCCCACATACTGTACTCTGGTAGGTCCCTCCAATTCTTTTAGGTGGACACATAAAGAACTTACTAAAAGTCCCTCAGCCTTGGAAGAAGGTGGGCTGCTGTATCTAATGAAATCATTCACCACCACCCTCTCGTGGGAACTGAAGGCAAGATGCCGCAGAGGCACTCACTGAGATGCTTGTAGGAAAAGCAGTAGCTGAAGAGCACGTAGCATGCCAGCACCATGGTAATCCCCGAGATGCTCCCCTTCTTCACATTGATGTACTTGTTGTAGTACCTGTAGTAACCTGCAAACGCAAGAGGCGCTCACTGCCCTGCTGGGCTTCACATTTGAGTGAAGTTGAGCACACAGTTGAGTCTGGCTGACATTCAGGGACCTAGTCCTGCTCTGGCTGTTTAGGCCCCTTGCCCTGCATTCACTGGCTGATAAAGATGACAAGCACAAATGCCAGTAAGGTCTCTAATCTCCATAGCCTGAACTATAAACACATACCACCTCCTGAACTAGGTCCACCTGGATTCCACCTTTCCCCTTTGGCCTTGAGCttgtagcctcctgagtagctgggactacaggcatgcaccaccacacccagctaatttttcttgtgttttttttttatagagatggggtctctccatattgcctaggctggtctaaaactcagctcaagcaatcctcccacctcggcctcccgaagtgctgggattacaggcatgagccaccgcaccaggccaagaTAGGCCTTTGAAAGGGCCAATCAACCATGGAAGTCCAAGGCCTAGCATCCCTCCCTGTCCTCCTCTATATAACTTACTGCTTTCAGACAACAAAGCCTTCATTGCCCAAATTAATTCATGGCAAAAAAGAGATCTGAAGACCCAGAGATTTGCTTTCATTTACAGACATCCACAAGGCTCTGACCTCTTTGAAACGCTCCGAAAATGCCACTAGGGCTGAAGTCCCGCATCAAGATCCAGCTTGGCAGCTCCCCCAGTTTGACCTCCAGAAGTTTCTTGTCCTTCACTGATACTGAAACAGAAGAGTGAGAAAAAATACCCACTGAATAATCTCCCAGTAACACACATGGCATCCTTTCCTGCCACTACTTCAACTATGCAATAAAGGTGCATAATGCAATTACACAGAGGCTGCACATACACAATATTATGAAGAAATACATCACATCAAGCCCACTATTTTAAGACTGAGTCTATACAATAGCAGAACTGCTGCAGGGACAGCTTTATTAACCAACAGGACGTCTGAGTAACAGCTTGCTGGGAGTAACTCCAGAAAAGGGTCTCAAAGAAAGCAGTAACATGGAGGACAGGAAGATTACTGCAAAGCTAACATTTACTTGACATTATTAgcttatttcatcttcacaacaagCAGTTCATGTCTTTACCTtacaggaggggaggagggatagACTCAGAGAGGTTGGGCCACGTGACCAAAGTCACACACACAACGTGGGGTCAGGACTGGCCCTCCTATATCCCTGAAGCCAATATGAGGGTGCCCTGTCCAACCCTGGGGAAGTGTGGCTGGAGAACGTACAAGAGGGGATGTGGAAGGAGAGCGGTGTGATGGTGCCCTCAAGGGTCTCACTCAGACTTGACGCACTTGTTTACTGGGGAAGGGCTTCAAACAGCAACTGGGTTCACACAGCTCTCAGACTCACCAGATGGGCCAGCCCGAGCAAGTATAATGAAAGAAACCCAAGGGATTTCCACCTCCAGCAtcctgggaccacagacaccaACAATTTCCAGAGATAAAAATAAGAGATAACACATTCCGAGAAGTCAAGTGAGGAAAAACCACTCCATATGACTGAACGGCCCCAGATCGTATTCCAATGGGAGTCTGAGAACAAGGAATCAGAAGGGCTCCTGGCTGAGGCTGCACTGTCCTCACATTTGGGCCCAGGAGGAGACTATGGAGGGCCAGGGAGTGGGTGGGCCTGTGGGCGTCCAGGAGATGCATTTAAGAAAGGAATCGTCTCCTCTGTTCTCCCtgcaaagatttatttatttatttctgagagacagggtctcactccattacccaggctggagtgcactggttaTTCACAggtgtggtcacagctcactgcagcctcactgagcctcttggactcaagtgaccctcctgcctcaacctcctgaacagctgggactacaggtgtgtgccaccacacccagctaatgatcagttttaaaaagcttttagcAGGTGTCCTATTGAGGGCAAAGAGTCTAGGACCACGGTGCCTTCTCAAAGATAACCACAAGTGGAGCCAGATTAAATAATCCCAAGGTTTCTTCTCCATTTTGGGATCAAAGGAAAGACTAaggctctgggctgggcgcggtggctcacgcctgtaatcccagcactttgggaggccgaggcgggcggatcacaaggtcaggagatcgaggccatcctggctaacaaggtgaaaccccgtctctactaaaaatacagaaaattagccgagcgtggtagcgggcgcctatagtcccagctactcgggaggctgaggcaggagaatggcatgaacctaggaggcggagcttgcagtaagccaagatcgggccactgcactccagcctgggcaacagaccgagcctctgtctcaaaaaaaaaaaaaaaaaaagactaaggctCTGTCAGGATCAGCCTCAAGAGTCTGCTgagggaggccgggcacagtggttcacactgtaatcccagcactttgggaggccgaggcaggcagatcacttgaggtcaggagtctgagaccag encodes the following:
- the ATP5MF gene encoding ATP synthase subunit f, mitochondrial isoform X2 → MASVVSVKDKKLLEVKLGELPSWILMRDFSPSGIFGAFQRGYYRYYNKYINVKKGSISGITMVLACYVLFSYCFSYKHLKHERLRKYH
- the ATP5MF gene encoding ATP synthase subunit f, mitochondrial isoform X1; the encoded protein is MASVGECPATVSVKDKKLLEVKLGELPSWILMRDFSPSGIFGAFQRGYYRYYNKYINVKKGSISGITMVLACYVLFSYCFSYKHLKHERLRKYH
- the ATP5MF gene encoding ATP synthase subunit f, mitochondrial isoform X4; its protein translation is MASVVSVKDKKLLEVKLGELPSWILMRDFSPSGIFGAFQREHERLRKYH
- the ATP5MF gene encoding ATP synthase subunit f, mitochondrial isoform X3, producing MASVGECPATVSVKDKKLLEVKLGELPSWILMRDFSPSGIFGAFQREHERLRKYH